One part of the Paramormyrops kingsleyae isolate MSU_618 chromosome 2, PKINGS_0.4, whole genome shotgun sequence genome encodes these proteins:
- the gas2l1 gene encoding uncharacterized protein gas2l1, protein MADQSNIQSAASKSIRPFKSSEEYLYAMKEDLAEWLHTLYNLDISPDNFMEALETGCVLCQHANNVNRAALDFQMGFPEAASSMRLPSKDVVFQSRNVVPGSFLARDNVSNFIAWCRQELWIKDVLMFETNDLVQRRNEKNFVLCLLEVARRGSKFGMLAPMLIQLEEEIEEEIRDQENLGEQSPPSRSFSRMESVEDSDSDLYPNWQQKRVLCDMRNLDELVREILGKCSCPAQFPMTKVSEGKYKIGDSSSLIFIRVLRTHVMVRVGGGWDTLEHYLDKHDPCRCHAFAHRYHQSKTGGSQSKSSSAHSSRSTSPGPQWRNECAAPFKTPDRRLVEPPPPAASPPCRTSRAHRPSLPTDLDATPGRPSTLMPRPARDRSEPRHPSSLRNKDMFIPATRRMSGDSDLLIMSPRSGTARASLGGSRRPGEEVVLLVSRTEGKHIIERPAGGGQTPSLRPPLARARSQSRERPTETSLKPNVPRGVLEESREARPERGRSLGPEGARRLQVPRSLSQGKMPARVRASEPSPGPRIPHTDKREESRGKLAAPASPKQSGGFSRRQLSSHSHSPAKGTLGSPSKKATATHKPPASHSQPSASPVHRYSCSSARPTHPHAQRPTRASHAPHRPGRSAPQWAEPEDNRQSLGFGLRVLPSLDLQKEQDLIRSFEAEFLANTQLAAAIPSEDPEGVADVELHGQEQGFGTLLPLPPGDPNVTDSAYSSSNSSTSSCQRDLPPASSCNEDVEMYPSYNSEKRPGFCCEDGDKGLQQATGIPRDAGQRSTVQPLGHPDQCMDFPYNLEEHKNQDEGLLPPEDCSLRDDSSESSSACASLSEARSEGSSSPPPLADGDGGVVLRPKRGMRKPDRVPSIYKLKLRPRIRPRTDNRPENQPSRIPTPVSYREQPRACLSLPASPRIARSNGYPSSQKPIHKALVDFINPRTRSPSLGQWDYASSVGSGSLDDDCWM, encoded by the exons atgGCTGATCAAAGTAATATCCAGTCCGCTGCTTCCAAAAGCATTCGACCATTCAAATCCAGCGAGGAATATCTCTATGCCATGAAGGAGGACCTGGCGGAGTGGCTCCACACGCTATATAACCTGGATATCTCGCCAGATAATTTCATGGAGGCGCTGGAGACGGGCTGCGTCCTCTGTCAGCATGCCAACAACGTGAACCGAGCGGCGCTGGACTTCCAGATGGGGTTTCCGGAGGCTGCCAGTTCCATGCGTTTGCCGAGCAAGGACGTGGTCTTCCAGTCACGCAACGTGGTACCGGGCTCCTTCCTAGCCCGTGACAACGTGTCAAATTTCATTGCCTGGTGCCGGCAGGAGCTGTGGATCAAGGACGTGTTGATGTTCGAGACCAACGACCTGGTCCAGCGGCGCAACGAGAAGAACTTCGTTCTGTGCCTGCTGGAGGTGGCCCGCCGGGGCTCCAAGTTCGGGATGCTCGCCCCGATGCTGATCCAACTGGAGGAGGAGATCGAAGAGGAGATCCGGGACCAGGAGAACCTGGGGGAGCAGAGTCCGCCAAGCAGGTCGTTTAGTCGAATGGAGAGTGTGGAGGACTCTGACTCTGATCTGTACCCTAACTGGCAGCAGAAGCGAGTACTTTGCGACATGCGCAACCTGGATGAACTG GTGCGGGAGATACTTGGGAAGTGTTCCTGCCCCGCCCAGTTTCCCATGACAAAGGTCTCTGAGGGAAAGTACAAGATCGGAGACTCCAGCTCCCTGATCTTCATTCGG GTGCTGCGCACGCACGTGATGGTGCGAGTGGGTGGCGGCTGGGACACGCTGGAGCACTACCTGGACAAGCACGACCCCTGCCGCTGCCACGCTTTTG ctCACCGGTACCACCAGTCCAAGACAGGGGGCTCACAAAGCAAGTCCTCCAGTGCCCACTCCTCACGCTCCACCAGTCCTGGGCCGCAGTGGCGCAACGAGTGTGCTGCTCCCTTCAAGACGCCGGACAGGCGGTTggtggagcccccccctccGGCTGCCTCCCCTCCATGCAGGACCTCCCGCGCCCACCGGCCATCCCTCCCCACGGACCTGGATGCCACCCCTGGCCGGCCCAGCACCCTGATGCCCCGTCCTGCCCGGGACCGCTCCGAACCTCGGCACCCCTCCTCGCTCAG GAACAAGGACATGTTTATTCCGGCAACGCGCAGGATGTCCGGGGACAGTGACTTGTTGATAATGTCCCCTAGAAGTGGGACGGCCCGGGCCTCGCTTGGGGGCTCCCGGCGCCCAGGGGAGGAGGTGGTCCTGCTGGTGAGCCGCACCGAGGGCAAGCATATCATTGAGAGGCCTGCGGGAGGAGGCCAAACCCCATCTCTGCGCCCCCCCCTGGCCCGTGCACGCAGCCAGTCCCGGGAACGGCCCACCGAGACCTCGTTGAAGCCCAACGTGCCTCGGGGTGTCCTCGAGGAGTCACGGGAAGCCCGACCAGAGAGGGGGCGCTCATTGGGGCCAGAGGGGGCGCGCAGACTGCAGGTCCCACGCTCGCTAAGCCAGGGCAAGATGCCTGCCCGGGTCCGGGCTAGTGAGCCCAGTCCAGGCCCACGGATCCCCCACACTGACAAACGAGAGGAGAGTCGAGGAAAACTAGCAGCCCCTGCCTCTCCCAAGCAAAGCGGGGGCTTCTCGCGGAGGCAGCTGTCCAGTCACTCTCATTCCCCAGCTAAAGGAACGCTGGGCAGCCCCAGTAAAAAGGCCACAGCTACCCACAAGCCTCCTGCCTCCCACTCCCAGCCATCAGCCTCCCCAGTGCATCGCTACTCCTGCTCCTCAGCCCGGCCCACCCATCCGCACGCACAGCGCCCGACTCGGGCCTCGCATGCCCCCCACCGGCCCGGCCGCAGCGCCCCCCAGTGGGCAGAGCCTGAAGACAACCGACAAAGCTTGGGCTTCGGGCTCCGGGTTCTGCCCAGCCTAGACCTGCAGAAAGAGCAAGACCTAATCCGCAGCTTCGAGGCTGAGTTTCTAGCCAACACGCAGCTGGCTGCGGCCATACCCAGCGAGGACCCCGAGGGAGTGGCGGACGTAGAGCTCCATGGACAGGAACAAGGGTTTGGGACCCTCCTTCCCCTGCCCCCAGGTGACCCCAATGTCACAGACTCTGCCTACTCCTCCTCCaactcctccacctcctcttgCCAAAGGGATCTGCCACCTGCTTCCAGCTGCAACGAAGATGTCGAGATGTACCCATCTTATAACTCTGAGAAGCGACCAGGCTTCTGCTGTGAGGATGGTGACAAGGGCCTCCAGCAGGCTACGGGGATACCCAGGGATGCGGGGCAGAGGAGCACAGTGCAGCCCCTGGGGCACCCAGACCAATGCATGGACTTTCCCTACAATCTGGAGGAGCATAAGAACCAAGATGAAGGCCTGCTTCCCCCGGAGGATTGCTCCCTACGGGACGACTCCAGCGAGAGCTCTTCGGCATGCGCCAGCCTCAGCGAGGCCCGCTCCGAGGGCTCCTCATCCCCCCCGCCGCTCGCcgatggggatgggggggtggtaCTGCGACCCAAGCGGGGCATGAGGAAGCCAGATCGTGTGCCCTCTATCTACAAGCTCAAGCTGCGACCGCGCATCCGCCCACGGACCGACAACCGACCCGAGAACCAGCCCTCGCGGATCCCCACCCCAGTCAGCTACAGGGAACAGCCACGCGCCTGCCTGTCCCTGCCCGCCTCTCCCCGCATCGCCCGCAGCAATGGCTACCCCAGCTCCCAGAAACCCATCCACAAGGCCTTGGTGGATTTCATCAACCCCCGCACCCGCTCCCCCAGCTTAGGCCAGTGGGACTATGCCTCCTCTGTGGGGTCTGGGAGCTTAGATGATGATTGTTGGATGTAG